In the genome of Coraliomargarita algicola, one region contains:
- the rplA gene encoding 50S ribosomal protein L1, with the protein MATQQIKGSKRYRSAVEMADLTKTYSVEEASALLNKLPKAKFDETVEIYAHLAVDPRKSDQMVRGTLQLPHGSGKTVRVIVFTENPEEALAAGADEAGLDELIEKVTGGWIDFDVAISTTSAMKSVRKVARVLGPRGLMPNPKSGTVTDDIAEGIKQVKAGRVEFKMDKTANVAVVVGKRSFTPEQIAENADAAVKALIEARPKATSGKYIKSLALSSTMSPGLAVDVAEYNKA; encoded by the coding sequence ATGGCAACCCAGCAAATTAAGGGAAGCAAACGCTATCGTAGTGCAGTCGAAATGGCTGACCTTACGAAGACTTACTCGGTCGAAGAAGCGTCTGCGTTACTAAACAAACTACCTAAGGCGAAGTTCGACGAAACTGTCGAAATTTACGCCCACCTCGCGGTCGATCCTCGCAAGAGTGATCAGATGGTTCGCGGCACTCTCCAGCTTCCTCACGGTAGCGGTAAGACTGTGCGTGTGATCGTCTTCACCGAAAACCCCGAAGAAGCTCTCGCGGCTGGCGCTGACGAAGCAGGTCTCGATGAATTGATCGAGAAAGTTACCGGTGGTTGGATCGATTTCGATGTCGCAATTTCTACTACCAGTGCGATGAAAAGCGTCCGTAAGGTTGCTCGCGTGCTGGGTCCCCGCGGCCTCATGCCCAATCCTAAGTCTGGCACAGTGACCGATGATATTGCTGAAGGTATTAAGCAAGTCAAAGCGGGTCGTGTCGAATTTAAGATGGACAAGACTGCGAATGTCGCCGTCGTCGTTGGCAAGCGTTCCTTCACTCCTGAGCAAATCGCTGAAAATGCGGATGCCGCAGTCAAGGCACTGATCGAAGCTCGTCCGAAAGCAACTTCAGGCAAATACATTAAGAGCCTTGCTTTGAGCTCTACAATGAGCCCCGGACTTGCTGTCGACGTTGCTGAATACAACAAAGCTTAA
- a CDS encoding DEAD/DEAH box helicase, whose product MDIKFTDLGLRAELIEGIQRLGFESPSPIQAQTIPVALEGHDIVGLSQTGSGKTAAFGLPALNLIDINRDETQVLVLCPTRELAVQVCEEIHRLAAALKGLVAVPVYGGAPLDRQMRALRKGAHIVVGTPGRVMDHLRRKTLRTDAIRLCILDEADRMLDMGFREDMEIILGDMPEDRQTLFFSATMNRAVEGLIKTFSHKAKQISIERKSLTVDTIEQTYYEVRNRSKIEVLCRLLDLETNPRGIVFCNTKQMVEDATEALTARGYVADRIHGDITQANRERVIKRFKDGSVELLVATDVAARGLDIDDVDIVFNYDLPHDPEDYVHRIGRTGRAGRSGKSVTFVYGRDIYRLETIERYTRQVVRRMPIPSLEDVEGRKADKVFNQVRETLEGGKFKRHDDLVDRLLDAGHTPTDIASALFDLLGNDEGREGEKIAEDNEAFDPNPQRKGGGGKKGGYKGGAGGGYKGGYKKKHGGGSYQKRSNDGAGDGKWNDGGKHKRPFKTKSKIAGGKFKKSEGSARPNSPSGGGDKTPARRFKRPD is encoded by the coding sequence ATGGACATAAAATTTACTGATCTCGGCCTGCGCGCTGAACTTATCGAAGGTATTCAACGCCTCGGCTTTGAATCTCCCTCACCGATTCAAGCACAAACCATCCCAGTCGCTCTGGAAGGCCACGACATCGTCGGTCTCTCACAAACAGGCTCGGGTAAAACTGCGGCCTTCGGACTCCCCGCCCTCAACTTAATCGATATCAACCGCGACGAAACTCAGGTGCTCGTGCTCTGCCCGACTCGCGAGCTCGCCGTTCAGGTCTGTGAAGAAATCCACCGCTTGGCTGCGGCCCTCAAGGGCCTGGTCGCCGTGCCCGTCTACGGAGGGGCTCCACTCGACCGTCAAATGCGCGCACTACGTAAAGGGGCTCATATCGTCGTCGGCACCCCCGGCCGCGTGATGGACCACCTTCGCCGCAAGACTTTGCGCACTGATGCCATCCGCCTTTGTATTCTCGACGAGGCCGACCGCATGCTCGACATGGGCTTCCGCGAAGACATGGAGATCATCCTCGGCGACATGCCAGAAGATCGCCAGACTCTGTTCTTCTCTGCCACAATGAATCGCGCCGTCGAAGGTCTGATCAAAACATTCAGCCACAAGGCCAAGCAAATTTCGATCGAACGCAAATCGCTGACAGTTGATACCATTGAGCAAACCTACTACGAAGTTCGTAATCGCTCAAAGATTGAAGTGCTTTGCCGCCTGCTGGACTTGGAAACAAACCCACGCGGCATCGTGTTTTGCAATACCAAGCAAATGGTAGAAGACGCCACAGAGGCACTGACTGCACGCGGCTACGTAGCCGACCGTATCCACGGCGACATCACACAAGCGAATCGCGAACGCGTCATCAAGCGCTTTAAGGATGGTTCCGTCGAGCTACTCGTCGCCACCGATGTGGCCGCACGTGGTCTCGACATCGACGACGTCGATATCGTATTCAACTACGACCTGCCCCACGACCCCGAAGACTATGTCCACCGCATCGGCCGTACCGGTCGCGCCGGACGCTCGGGTAAATCCGTCACTTTCGTTTACGGCCGCGACATCTACCGCCTCGAAACCATCGAACGCTACACACGCCAAGTCGTGCGTCGCATGCCGATCCCAAGTCTCGAAGACGTCGAAGGCCGCAAAGCCGACAAAGTATTCAACCAAGTCCGTGAGACACTCGAAGGCGGCAAGTTTAAGCGCCACGATGATCTCGTCGACCGCCTACTGGACGCCGGCCACACTCCGACCGATATTGCCAGCGCTCTCTTCGACCTACTCGGCAACGATGAAGGACGCGAGGGAGAAAAGATCGCCGAAGATAACGAAGCCTTCGATCCCAACCCACAGCGCAAAGGCGGTGGCGGTAAAAAAGGCGGCTACAAAGGTGGTGCAGGCGGCGGCTATAAGGGCGGCTACAAAAAGAAACACGGCGGTGGCAGCTACCAAAAGCGCAGCAACGACGGCGCAGGCGATGGCAAATGGAACGACGGCGGCAAACACAAACGCCCGTTCAAAACCAAAAGTAAAATAGCCGGAGGTAAATTCAAGAAAAGCGAAGGCAGCGCCCGCCCCAACAGCCCAAGTGGGGGCGGAGATAAAACGCCAGCCCGTCGCTTCAAGCGCCCAGACTAG
- the secE gene encoding preprotein translocase subunit SecE: MKNPFTSIRLFYKETLTELKKASWPSKIELRDSTFVVLIATVILGSYVALIDFSLMNGVELLTSWVR, encoded by the coding sequence ATGAAAAATCCATTCACAAGCATCCGTCTCTTCTATAAGGAGACTTTGACAGAGCTGAAGAAGGCCTCGTGGCCTTCCAAAATCGAGCTGCGCGATTCGACCTTTGTCGTGTTGATTGCCACTGTCATTCTTGGATCTTACGTCGCACTGATCGACTTCTCGCTCATGAATGGTGTCGAATTGCTCACCTCTTGGGTGCGCTAA
- the nusG gene encoding transcription termination/antitermination protein NusG — MSDSSSITGPRWYAVQTLSNQEGKAKKYLDKFIAVEEMEEYVFDVLMPTETVTEVKSGKKTTKTRKFYPGYIFVNMRLYDDDGKLLQKPWYFVREGHGVINFVGGDHPTPLKKSEIDRILSQVEDAEGKEKPKIEYDIGEMVKVNDGPFANLVGKIEEIDPDRGKLKVSVSIFGRFTPVELEYWQVQRTEES, encoded by the coding sequence ATGTCAGATTCCTCTTCTATCACAGGCCCTCGCTGGTATGCCGTTCAGACGCTTTCTAATCAAGAGGGCAAGGCTAAGAAATATCTCGATAAGTTCATCGCTGTTGAAGAGATGGAGGAGTACGTGTTTGACGTGCTGATGCCTACCGAAACTGTAACAGAGGTTAAAAGCGGTAAGAAAACCACCAAGACTCGTAAGTTTTATCCTGGTTACATTTTCGTCAACATGCGCCTCTACGATGACGATGGCAAATTGTTGCAAAAGCCTTGGTATTTTGTGCGCGAGGGGCACGGTGTCATTAATTTTGTCGGAGGCGACCATCCGACGCCGTTGAAGAAGAGCGAAATTGATCGCATCCTCAGCCAGGTGGAAGATGCCGAAGGTAAAGAAAAGCCGAAGATCGAATACGATATCGGTGAAATGGTCAAAGTTAACGACGGTCCGTTTGCGAACCTCGTTGGCAAAATTGAGGAAATCGACCCAGACCGGGGCAAACTTAAGGTTTCCGTATCTATTTTCGGGCGTTTCACGCCTGTTGAACTTGAATACTGGCAAGTCCAGAGAACAGAAGAAAGCTAA
- the tuf gene encoding elongation factor Tu, translated as MAKETFERTKPHVNVGTIGHIDHGKTTTTTAILKVQADKGLAQFKSYADIAKGGTVRDATKTVTIAVAHVEYETPTRHYAHVDCPGHADFVKNMITGAAQMDGAILVVSAADGPMPQTREHILLARQVGVPTIVVWLNKVDLLDDEELLELVEMEVRDLLSKYEYPGDDITIVRGSATAALEDKPGGADAITALMDAIDNDIAEPAREIDKPLLMSVEDVFSITGRGTVATGRIERGVVKVGEEIEIVGMGDTQKTTVTGVEMFRKQLDQGMAGDNVGILLRGIDKDAIERGQVIAKPGSITPHTTAKAELYVLSKDEGGRHTPFFDGYRPQFFFGTADVTGIIKCPEGVEMVMPGDNLTVEIELGKKIAMEAGQRFAIREGGRTIGAGRIAEVIK; from the coding sequence ATGGCTAAGGAAACATTCGAAAGAACAAAACCACACGTCAATGTCGGCACTATCGGTCACATTGACCATGGCAAGACAACTACAACTACTGCGATCCTGAAGGTTCAAGCAGACAAGGGCTTGGCTCAATTCAAGTCTTATGCTGATATTGCTAAGGGTGGTACTGTTCGTGACGCTACTAAGACAGTGACTATCGCTGTGGCACACGTTGAGTATGAAACTCCTACTCGCCACTATGCACACGTTGACTGCCCAGGTCACGCTGACTTCGTTAAGAACATGATTACTGGTGCCGCTCAGATGGACGGTGCGATCCTTGTTGTTTCCGCTGCGGATGGCCCTATGCCACAAACTCGCGAGCACATCCTTTTGGCTCGTCAGGTTGGTGTTCCAACAATCGTTGTATGGCTCAACAAAGTTGACCTTCTTGACGACGAGGAGCTTCTTGAGCTTGTTGAGATGGAAGTTCGTGATCTTCTTTCCAAGTATGAGTATCCTGGCGATGACATCACAATCGTTCGTGGTTCTGCAACAGCTGCTCTTGAAGACAAGCCAGGCGGTGCAGATGCAATCACAGCGCTTATGGATGCGATCGACAACGACATCGCTGAGCCTGCTCGCGAAATCGACAAGCCTCTCCTTATGTCTGTTGAAGACGTTTTCTCCATCACAGGTCGTGGCACAGTAGCAACTGGCCGTATCGAGCGTGGTGTTGTGAAGGTTGGCGAAGAAATCGAAATCGTCGGTATGGGCGACACTCAGAAGACAACTGTTACTGGTGTTGAAATGTTCCGTAAGCAACTCGATCAAGGTATGGCCGGCGACAATGTTGGTATCCTTCTTCGTGGTATCGACAAGGACGCTATCGAGCGTGGCCAAGTGATCGCTAAGCCTGGTTCGATCACTCCTCACACGACTGCGAAGGCTGAGCTTTACGTCCTTTCTAAGGATGAAGGTGGTCGTCACACTCCTTTCTTCGATGGCTATCGTCCGCAGTTCTTCTTCGGCACAGCTGACGTCACTGGTATCATCAAATGCCCAGAGGGTGTTGAGATGGTTATGCCTGGCGATAACCTTACTGTCGAAATCGAACTCGGCAAGAAGATCGCTATGGAAGCCGGACAGCGTTTCGCTATCCGCGAAGGTGGTCGCACCATTGGTGCTGGCCGTATCGCTGAAGTGATCAAGTAG
- the rplK gene encoding 50S ribosomal protein L11, translating into MSKKITGQIRLQLPAGAANPAPPVGPALGAQGVNIMGFCKEFNAKTKDQAGMILPCVITVYADRSFSFILKSPPAAVLLKKAAGIAKGSGVPNKDKVGQVTRAQVLEICEIKKADLNAKDEEAAFSIIAGTARSMGLEVVG; encoded by the coding sequence ATGTCTAAGAAAATCACAGGACAAATCCGTCTCCAACTGCCAGCAGGCGCCGCAAATCCAGCCCCTCCCGTTGGACCCGCTCTTGGTGCTCAAGGTGTTAACATCATGGGGTTCTGTAAGGAATTCAATGCCAAGACTAAGGATCAAGCGGGCATGATTTTGCCTTGCGTGATTACTGTCTACGCAGACCGTTCTTTCAGCTTCATCCTCAAATCGCCCCCTGCTGCAGTTCTTTTAAAGAAGGCTGCGGGCATCGCAAAAGGATCTGGTGTGCCTAATAAAGATAAGGTCGGCCAAGTCACTCGTGCACAAGTGCTCGAAATCTGCGAAATCAAGAAGGCTGACCTGAACGCTAAGGACGAAGAAGCTGCTTTCAGCATCATCGCTGGCACAGCTCGCTCCATGGGGCTTGAAGTCGTCGGATAA
- a CDS encoding exopolysaccharide biosynthesis polyprenyl glycosylphosphotransferase, translated as MITNRTQGLRLLSHGFVALFMLLLFSVALMFAVYVLELIDSSEVNLPLYILAVFIAGVFSARFKEDRIEDNDLNSFRWVGAIRKTNYQTMILALMLFAVVFTTRDKAISRTLIASFLMMYWLTAVPLNRYIPDWIASFAFRGNHSVRTVFLGSEKSARHLEAWAKYQPFYGIDIIGLITYEMSTDLKLRMPILGEFMDMSLIIEAYKVNQVVLLETRDSDWWVDSVVEICEQTGCRILIYNPWEEYFDKELIPVSQGGHTFFSLQEEPLENPLNRVIKRVLDICISLPVVVFVIPWLCLMVKLMQLKQSPGALFFKQERSGQGGRRFQILKFRTMHDLGSDRSREGEQAKKGDDRIYAFGEFLRKSSLDEFPQFLNVLMGTMSAIGPRPHLIQHDDEFSQQVNIYRTRHFVKPGITGLAQCKGFRGEVTELSLIEERVRYDLQYIRNWSFWLDLWIVIKTVVHMIKPPKSAY; from the coding sequence ATGATTACTAATCGAACACAGGGATTAAGGCTCTTAAGTCATGGGTTTGTCGCGCTGTTCATGTTGTTGCTGTTTAGTGTCGCCTTGATGTTTGCCGTTTATGTATTGGAGCTGATCGATTCATCTGAGGTGAATTTACCGCTTTATATATTGGCTGTATTCATCGCGGGTGTGTTTTCCGCCCGCTTCAAGGAAGATCGTATTGAGGATAATGATTTGAACTCTTTCCGTTGGGTCGGGGCGATTCGGAAGACGAATTATCAAACCATGATCTTGGCTTTGATGCTTTTTGCTGTGGTGTTTACTACGCGGGATAAAGCGATTAGCCGCACGCTCATTGCTTCGTTTTTGATGATGTATTGGCTGACTGCTGTGCCGCTGAATCGTTATATTCCAGACTGGATTGCTAGTTTTGCTTTTCGTGGTAATCATTCAGTGCGCACGGTTTTTCTCGGTAGTGAGAAGTCGGCGCGCCACCTTGAGGCCTGGGCGAAGTATCAGCCCTTTTATGGCATCGATATCATCGGTTTGATTACTTACGAAATGTCGACGGACTTAAAGTTGAGAATGCCGATTCTAGGGGAGTTTATGGACATGTCGCTCATTATTGAGGCCTATAAGGTCAACCAGGTGGTGCTGCTTGAGACGCGTGACTCGGACTGGTGGGTGGACTCGGTCGTTGAGATTTGTGAGCAGACGGGCTGTCGGATTTTAATCTATAATCCTTGGGAAGAATACTTTGATAAGGAGTTAATTCCTGTCAGCCAAGGTGGGCACACCTTTTTTAGTTTACAAGAGGAGCCGTTGGAGAATCCACTGAATCGCGTGATTAAGCGCGTCTTAGATATTTGTATCTCTTTGCCTGTAGTGGTTTTTGTCATACCCTGGCTTTGCTTGATGGTGAAGCTGATGCAGTTGAAGCAGTCGCCCGGGGCGTTGTTTTTTAAGCAAGAGCGCTCGGGACAAGGTGGCCGTAGGTTTCAGATCTTAAAGTTTCGAACCATGCATGACTTAGGAAGTGACCGCTCGCGTGAGGGAGAGCAGGCAAAGAAGGGCGATGATCGCATCTATGCTTTTGGGGAGTTCCTGCGTAAGAGTAGTCTCGACGAGTTTCCACAGTTTTTAAACGTGCTGATGGGCACTATGAGCGCAATCGGACCTCGCCCGCATTTGATCCAGCATGACGATGAGTTTAGCCAGCAGGTAAACATTTATCGTACCCGACATTTCGTGAAGCCGGGTATTACCGGCCTCGCGCAATGTAAGGGCTTTCGCGGGGAGGTGACCGAGCTCTCGCTGATCGAGGAGCGGGTGCGCTACGATCTGCAATACATTCGGAATTGGTCCTTTTGGCTAGATCTCTGGATTGTGATCAAGACGGTGGTGCATATGATCAAGCCACCAAAGTCTGCCTACTAG
- a CDS encoding rhodanese-related sulfurtransferase, which produces MSDSWKIAAFYHFTDLPDRDAWAERMVEHGLRVGLRGTLIFAPEGVNSTCAGSHDAIDATIELLKSDPRFETMDVKYSYADFNPFPKFKVKKKPEIVTFRQEGADPREVVGTYLEPEEWNELIADPDVITIDTRNDYEVEVGQFKGAINPKTGDFTEFAKFVDEHLASQKGKKIAMYCTGGIRCERSTAYLKKKGFDEVYHLKGGILRYLEEMPKDQSLWEGDCFVFDYRVAVDHDLKPAKWKIDPETSHPKRMTEDEIEKIAERRRSGAIFKKPYTV; this is translated from the coding sequence ATGTCTGATTCATGGAAAATAGCAGCCTTCTATCATTTCACTGATTTGCCAGATCGCGATGCGTGGGCTGAGCGTATGGTTGAGCATGGCTTGCGAGTTGGCTTGCGGGGCACGCTGATCTTTGCGCCTGAAGGGGTGAATTCTACCTGTGCAGGCTCGCACGATGCGATTGATGCGACGATTGAGCTTTTGAAGTCAGATCCACGTTTTGAAACCATGGATGTGAAGTATTCGTATGCGGATTTTAATCCATTTCCTAAGTTTAAGGTTAAGAAGAAGCCAGAGATTGTAACCTTTCGGCAGGAGGGGGCGGATCCACGTGAAGTTGTGGGAACCTATTTGGAGCCTGAGGAGTGGAACGAGTTAATTGCAGATCCGGACGTCATCACTATTGATACGCGCAATGATTATGAGGTCGAAGTGGGGCAGTTTAAGGGGGCGATCAACCCCAAGACAGGAGATTTTACGGAATTTGCAAAATTCGTGGATGAACATCTCGCCTCGCAGAAGGGGAAGAAGATTGCGATGTATTGCACCGGGGGGATCCGCTGTGAGCGCTCCACTGCCTATTTGAAGAAGAAGGGCTTTGATGAGGTGTATCACCTCAAGGGAGGGATTTTGCGCTATTTGGAGGAAATGCCCAAGGATCAGAGCTTGTGGGAGGGGGATTGTTTTGTGTTCGATTACCGGGTCGCGGTGGACCATGATTTGAAGCCGGCGAAATGGAAGATCGATCCTGAAACCAGTCACCCCAAGCGCATGACTGAGGACGAAATTGAGAAAATCGCCGAGCGTCGTCGCAGTGGTGCAATCTTTAAGAAGCCGTATACTGTCTGA
- the nusG gene encoding transcription termination/antitermination protein NusG has translation MSDNPSQAPKEWFCLRTQTKREHIAAAILDRLDAVEVFCPRVSQVKKTRNGKKRFVEAMFPGYIFAKFNYHAHSRQVVHSQGITQMVELGERRVIPEHIIRDLKASVPEGIIEAPDLSIEPGAEIEVVTGSLKGINGKVLAQLPAKNRIQVLLEFLGREITVEVNPDDILLARDND, from the coding sequence ATGTCAGACAATCCCTCACAAGCCCCCAAAGAATGGTTCTGCCTGCGTACGCAGACCAAACGTGAACATATCGCCGCGGCCATCTTGGATCGATTGGATGCCGTCGAGGTTTTTTGCCCTAGAGTCAGCCAAGTAAAAAAGACACGCAACGGCAAGAAACGCTTCGTCGAAGCGATGTTTCCCGGCTACATATTTGCCAAGTTCAACTACCACGCACACTCACGCCAAGTCGTACACAGCCAGGGCATCACCCAAATGGTGGAGCTGGGAGAGCGCCGAGTCATCCCGGAGCATATCATTCGGGACCTCAAAGCGAGTGTACCAGAAGGCATTATCGAAGCGCCCGACCTAAGTATCGAACCCGGCGCAGAGATCGAGGTCGTCACGGGCTCGTTAAAAGGCATCAACGGTAAGGTGCTGGCACAACTCCCCGCAAAAAACCGCATCCAAGTCTTACTCGAATTTCTGGGCCGGGAAATTACCGTAGAAGTCAATCCCGACGACATTCTGCTCGCTCGGGACAATGATTAA
- a CDS encoding ABC transporter substrate-binding protein → MKAISSISVIISLVLCTASLSHAQETVRLQLKWLHQFQFAGYYAAIEQGYYAAEGLKVELLEASTSKPPTQVVLDGEADFGISGADLLLLHAAGEQIKALAAIYQHSPSIFASIKHDDIQNIHDLANKRIVLEPGSADLLAMLKAEQLELSSIQFLEHQFTPEPLYRGEADAISAYITDEPFTIRQRGQQPVTFSPRSTGIDFYSDILFTTQDYLDKHPKTVAAFKRASLQGWRYALDHPQETIDLILEKYPTIKSRAALEYEAKRSVELIRPGIIEIGYMHLGRWKHIAETFQSVGMLDTIPDLEAMLYKDSLRFSERYPLKLIAIYLISILTLSLIAWKEWNGRRRLENEINRRKLSDKLLTERENAYQALYEGAPLAFIVWDNQLVISHWNQAAEQLFGWSAEEAIGQSAMDLIVPQSALPAINQGVEKLESNSPHTQINENVTKDGQPLWCRWHNVPRKNRDGVITEFHSIASDVTHEIERVTQLEMDCQNAHSENQAKDLLLARTSHEIRNPLNAIMGFTQLILSDSKDDDTKDMAQTILEGAEGMLRILNDLLDTAKIDAGKMNVNWAMIDLEAIIRRETKLFSQLIENQGLSCQVIIDCAVTKIQSDQRCIQQILSNLINNARKFTQEGGIEIRLSEKNARQLSIQVKDTGVGMNPQTLERVFEPFTQASDATNQHFGGTGLGLSLTKKLTELIGGHIYAESELGVGSTFTLLLPKQR, encoded by the coding sequence ATGAAAGCAATTAGCAGCATCTCTGTCATCATTTCGCTCGTTCTCTGTACGGCAAGCCTGAGCCATGCGCAAGAAACAGTCAGACTCCAATTGAAATGGCTGCACCAGTTTCAGTTTGCCGGCTACTACGCTGCGATCGAACAAGGCTACTACGCGGCCGAAGGCCTGAAAGTCGAACTACTCGAAGCCAGCACCTCGAAGCCCCCCACCCAAGTCGTCCTAGATGGTGAAGCTGACTTTGGCATTTCAGGCGCAGACCTACTCTTACTCCACGCCGCGGGTGAGCAGATCAAAGCACTGGCCGCCATCTACCAACACTCGCCCAGTATTTTTGCGTCGATTAAACACGACGACATTCAAAACATCCACGACTTAGCCAACAAACGTATCGTGTTGGAACCAGGATCTGCCGACCTGCTGGCGATGCTCAAAGCAGAGCAGCTCGAACTCAGTTCAATCCAATTCCTAGAACACCAATTCACCCCGGAGCCCCTATATCGAGGCGAAGCCGATGCTATCTCGGCTTACATCACCGACGAACCTTTCACCATTCGACAACGCGGCCAACAACCAGTCACCTTCAGCCCTCGCAGCACTGGCATCGATTTCTACAGCGACATTCTCTTCACGACCCAAGACTACCTGGACAAGCATCCAAAGACCGTCGCGGCCTTCAAGCGAGCCAGTCTGCAAGGCTGGCGCTACGCGCTCGACCACCCACAGGAAACCATCGACCTGATCCTGGAAAAATATCCGACCATCAAAAGCCGCGCAGCGCTGGAATACGAAGCGAAGCGATCCGTAGAACTGATACGCCCGGGCATCATAGAAATTGGTTATATGCATTTAGGCCGCTGGAAACACATCGCAGAGACCTTCCAAAGCGTAGGAATGCTCGACACGATACCCGACCTGGAAGCGATGCTTTACAAAGACTCACTCCGCTTCAGCGAGCGTTACCCCTTAAAACTCATTGCGATTTACCTCATTAGCATCCTCACACTCAGCTTGATCGCTTGGAAGGAGTGGAACGGCCGGCGTCGACTGGAAAACGAAATCAATCGCCGCAAACTCAGCGACAAGCTACTCACAGAAAGAGAAAATGCCTACCAAGCTCTCTACGAAGGCGCCCCACTCGCCTTCATCGTTTGGGACAACCAGCTCGTCATCAGCCACTGGAACCAAGCAGCCGAGCAACTGTTCGGCTGGAGTGCTGAAGAAGCAATTGGTCAATCCGCCATGGATCTCATCGTCCCCCAAAGCGCCCTGCCTGCCATCAACCAAGGCGTCGAAAAACTGGAGTCCAACAGCCCCCATACCCAAATCAACGAGAATGTAACCAAAGACGGACAACCACTCTGGTGCCGTTGGCACAATGTGCCACGTAAAAACCGCGATGGTGTCATAACCGAATTCCACTCGATCGCCTCCGATGTCACCCATGAGATCGAACGAGTGACGCAACTGGAGATGGACTGCCAAAACGCCCACAGCGAAAACCAGGCCAAAGACCTACTACTCGCACGCACCAGCCACGAAATTCGCAACCCGCTGAATGCGATCATGGGCTTCACCCAATTAATCTTAAGCGATTCCAAAGACGACGACACCAAAGACATGGCCCAAACAATCCTCGAAGGTGCCGAGGGCATGCTGCGCATACTCAACGACCTGCTGGATACTGCAAAAATAGACGCCGGCAAAATGAACGTCAATTGGGCCATGATCGACCTGGAAGCCATCATTCGAAGAGAAACAAAACTTTTCAGCCAACTAATCGAGAACCAAGGCCTCAGCTGTCAGGTAATCATCGACTGCGCCGTCACTAAAATCCAATCCGACCAACGCTGCATCCAACAAATACTTAGCAATTTAATCAACAACGCCCGCAAATTCACGCAAGAAGGAGGCATTGAGATACGACTGAGCGAAAAAAATGCCAGACAGCTGAGCATACAAGTGAAGGATACCGGAGTAGGCATGAACCCGCAAACACTGGAACGTGTCTTTGAGCCATTTACTCAAGCCTCCGATGCCACTAACCAGCACTTCGGCGGCACCGGGCTGGGCTTGTCACTCACCAAAAAACTCACCGAGTTGATCGGAGGGCACATATACGCAGAAAGCGAACTAGGCGTCGGCAGCACCTTTACATTATTACTGCCCAAGCAGCGATAA